From the Synechococcus sp. KORDI-49 genome, the window ACCTTCGTGGTGGAACTGCTGAATGAGCTGCGGGCCGGCCATGCCCTGGCCGCTGCTGCTCTGGCGGCAGCCTCGGTGCTGGCAGGTTTGCTGGCTTCCGCAGCCGGATACGGACTGGGGATGCATGCCTGAATCAAGACCCCCCCTGAGGATTGAACTGGAGGAGCTCCTGCTGGTGGCCCTGGGTGCCGTGCCGGGGGCCCTGCTGCGCTGGCAATGGGCTGTTCAGCTGCAGGATCGCAATGTTCTGGTGAACACCCTGGGCGCCGCGATTCTTGGCCTGCTGGCCGGTCTGCCGGCGGCACCACGGCGTCAGCTGCTCCTGGGCATCGGCTTCTGCGGGTCGCTCACCACCTTCAGCAGCTGGATGCTGGCGGCGATGCGTGATCTCAGTCGCGGGGAGTGGGGGTCAGCGGTCGGCCTGATCGTTCTCACCCTGGGGCTGGGCCTGGGAGCTGCAGCGCTCGGACTGATGCTGGGTCGGATGTGGAGGAGATGAGCAGGGTCGAGCTCGTGTTCACCCTCCATCAACGGAATCACCTCGATCACTACGCCATGGCCTTGGCTGCGGCCTATGTGTCCATCCGTCAGCGCACGCATGCCGTTCTGAGGCTTCATGTCGTGACGGATCAGAGCGTTGGAGCGATGACCCGTCAGCGCCTGATCGCCAGCCTGC encodes:
- a CDS encoding CrcB family protein, with product MPESRPPLRIELEELLLVALGAVPGALLRWQWAVQLQDRNVLVNTLGAAILGLLAGLPAAPRRQLLLGIGFCGSLTTFSSWMLAAMRDLSRGEWGSAVGLIVLTLGLGLGAAALGLMLGRMWRR